The Limnospira fusiformis SAG 85.79 genomic interval CTTATTAAAGAAAGATGACCTAAATATGACAATTGGGAAATTTGGAGAGTTTACCTTTGATGATAGATAAATATACCGATCGCACCAGCAATTAAGCCGATCGCCAAGCTGAAGGCCAAAACTACCCCTACAGGTATGTTAATTGACTCGAATATCATAAACTGTAGGGAAACCGGGGTGGCATTTTGGACCGATAATATAGCAACGGCGGCGATCGCCACTGCGAGAATGAGGTTGGTCGTGAAGGGAAATAGTGCTTTCATGGTAATTTGGGTAGCAGTATAGCAACAAAAAGGCAGAAATATTCCGGGGGCGGTCGGTGGAAGTTTGCAGAAGACTTCCAGGGTTTCAGTCACCCGATCGCGATCGCCTGTATTGCTGAGGGTTTAAACTGAATCATATTATACAAACCGTGAGGCTAGACCAATGGTAGATTGGCGCAACTATACGAACCGAGAACTACGTTTTGTTCTTTATGGCTTGGGCTATGGTGTCCCAGTCAATAATGATTCTCCCACAGATGCGATCGCTCAACAAGGCATTCGCGCCTTCCAACACGATCGCAATTTGGTTGTTGATGGAATTGTCGGAGACAAGACCCAAGCCGAGATGGCTGCCATTGTCAGTAGTCTGCATAATCATCTTAATATTGTAGTGCGGCCGAATCCTCCCTTACCCGGAAATCAGTTTTATGGTCCGAAAACTACCGCCGCCGTTAAGGATTTTCAGAAAAGGTATGATTTACCCGTAACTGGGGTGGCTGATACCTATGTCCGCGATAAGTTAGAGGATACAGCCTATTGGTGGGAAAATCGACCCCAACCAGATCCAGTTAAGCCTATTTATTTACCTAAAGATTTTGCCGAGACAATTAAAGGCTTAGGATATGCTAATATTTCGTCATTTCAGCGAGATTATGATATACCTCAAACCGGGACAGCTAACCCAGAAACCCAGGAAATTTTAGCGAAAATTGTTCGGAATCTTCAGCACAACTTAAACTTAATCTTCCAACCTCGTCCTCTGATTCCTTACAGCGAGATTTATGATCATCGGACTGAGGAATATGTGGGTAAGTTTCAGCAGCAGTTAGGATTACCCATAACTAAAACTGCTGATTTGTCACTGCGTAAGCGTTTGGATCGTTGGGCGAGAAATAAGTGGCTGTTAGGATCAGTCAGTTATTAAATATCACCCGATCAGGTCATGCGATCGCATGATGCCCCACTTCCGACCATGTTAGATGATTAAATTAGCAAGAATCCATTATAACCTCAAGTAATTCACAAGCTGCCTTGGTTTGGGCAGCTTTTTTTGGGGATTCCATTATCCCCACCCTCTCCCAGATGGAATTTAACCAACCTTTATTCATGATCAACAATGCCATAGGTATCTCGAATTAGATAGAGAGGTCTTCTTTTGACTTCCGCATAAATTCTGCCTAAGTATTCGCCAATTACGCCTAAACTAATAAGTTGGACTCCTCCCATAAATAGAATGGCTACCATTAAGGAAGCGTAACCGGGAACATCAATGCCAAAAATCAAAGTTCTGATGATTAAAAATAGGGCGTAAAGAAAAGCCGCCAATGAGATAAATAATCCCATG includes:
- a CDS encoding peptidoglycan-binding domain-containing protein → MVDWRNYTNRELRFVLYGLGYGVPVNNDSPTDAIAQQGIRAFQHDRNLVVDGIVGDKTQAEMAAIVSSLHNHLNIVVRPNPPLPGNQFYGPKTTAAVKDFQKRYDLPVTGVADTYVRDKLEDTAYWWENRPQPDPVKPIYLPKDFAETIKGLGYANISSFQRDYDIPQTGTANPETQEILAKIVRNLQHNLNLIFQPRPLIPYSEIYDHRTEEYVGKFQQQLGLPITKTADLSLRKRLDRWARNKWLLGSVSY
- a CDS encoding LapA family protein is translated as MTETLEVFCKLPPTAPGIFLPFCCYTATQITMKALFPFTTNLILAVAIAAVAILSVQNATPVSLQFMIFESINIPVGVVLAFSLAIGLIAGAIGIFIYHQR